From the genome of Desulfovibrio psychrotolerans, one region includes:
- a CDS encoding RidA family protein, giving the protein MSAPVRTDKAPAAIGPYSQGMISTGLVFTSGQLGIDPATGQMPGTVEEQARLALENLKAVLEEAGTSMGRVVKTTVFLSDMNNFAAVNAVYTAYFAEPFPARSCVEVARLPKDALVEVEAVAER; this is encoded by the coding sequence ATGTCTGCACCCGTACGCACGGATAAGGCTCCGGCCGCCATAGGCCCGTATTCGCAGGGAATGATCAGCACCGGGTTGGTGTTTACCTCCGGCCAGTTGGGGATAGACCCCGCCACGGGGCAGATGCCCGGAACCGTGGAGGAGCAGGCCCGCCTTGCGCTGGAGAACCTGAAGGCCGTGCTGGAAGAGGCCGGAACATCCATGGGGCGCGTGGTCAAAACCACCGTGTTTTTGAGCGACATGAATAATTTTGCCGCCGTGAACGCCGTGTACACCGCCTATTTTGCAGAACCCTTCCCGGCACGCAGTTGCGTTGAGGTGGCCCGGCTGCCCAAGGATGCGCTGGTGGAAGTGGAAGCGGTGGCGGAACGCTGA